A portion of the Halobacillus ihumii genome contains these proteins:
- a CDS encoding tyrosine-type recombinase/integrase translates to MLVEMSFKELIAEKRFQGLTENSITSYVNLFSDFGKWLRKEGVKDTQDLTSSVIKGYLMYCKEKGNKPKSINSKLKLLRAWVRWMIDEDIIDKDICKNIKLVREDDSPKIVREEDIHLALRHLRRKKRREDSLYSIRNHTIMITLIGTGLRVSELVSLNWNDIDFNDWLITIRTSKSRKRGSIPLSEALAKELKSWRDYVQDNFKEAPEAVFVTREGKRITRNGVQLFIKRLKKDLGIQGDFSPHAMRNVFIKRLLMNKANLREIQLLARHSKIEVTRQYIGYFQHELKEVLDEHDPLRGLI, encoded by the coding sequence ATGTTGGTTGAGATGAGTTTTAAAGAGCTAATTGCTGAAAAAAGGTTTCAAGGGTTGACGGAAAACAGCATTACATCTTATGTGAATTTGTTTAGTGACTTTGGGAAATGGCTTCGCAAAGAAGGGGTTAAAGATACACAAGATTTAACTTCCTCTGTTATTAAAGGATACTTGATGTACTGCAAGGAAAAAGGGAATAAGCCAAAGTCTATTAATAGTAAATTAAAGTTGTTGCGAGCATGGGTTCGTTGGATGATTGATGAAGATATAATCGATAAGGACATCTGTAAAAACATTAAGTTAGTAAGGGAAGACGATTCACCTAAAATAGTTAGAGAAGAAGACATTCACTTGGCTTTAAGGCATCTTAGAAGGAAAAAGAGAAGAGAGGATAGTTTATACTCTATTAGAAATCATACGATTATGATTACTCTTATTGGAACTGGTCTAAGAGTAAGTGAACTAGTTAGTCTGAATTGGAATGATATTGACTTTAATGATTGGCTTATAACCATAAGGACTAGTAAGAGTAGAAAGAGGGGCTCAATACCTCTTTCAGAAGCTCTGGCAAAGGAATTAAAGTCTTGGAGAGATTATGTACAAGACAACTTTAAAGAAGCTCCAGAAGCGGTTTTTGTAACTCGTGAGGGTAAGAGAATAACGAGGAACGGAGTCCAACTATTTATAAAGCGGCTGAAGAAAGACTTAGGCATACAAGGTGACTTTTCCCCTCATGCTATGCGTAACGTATTTATTAAACGATTGTTGATGAATAAAGCTAACCTGAGAGAAATACAACTCTTAGCTAGGCATTCTAAGATTGAAGTAACAAGACAGTATATTGGTTACTTCCAGCATGAATTGAAAGAAGTTTTAGATGAGCATGACCCATTAAGGGGGTTAATATAG
- a CDS encoding DUF4062 domain-containing protein, whose translation MNKKLQVFISSTYTDLLSEREAAVEAVISAGHIPAGMELFRAGDETQKETIKKWIQESDVYLLILGGRYGSIESTSQKSYTHWEYDYAGELKKPRFALVMEEQALENKVKIEGKSINDVYERQNPHQFEEFKRKVLSKTSEFCEDTKDIKLAIIRKLSELKLDSNIVGWISRKDIESNEKLALHVAQITSENNKLKAENSHLIKQLENMEKKFQQTPSSDTQEIIDENFDAIEKNKFQKRLDRVLKLRNAEKQDDIFNLKWKDEDESYSLPQPHGNLRAYFVMNDEETIKKILVLARIDNSYDNKSALGDIRVTLSQYDKENNLDIDFLIAHPANQPKKKIYSDRFFKTALDCVNQKTQFNFSFWDEHELQKVEKRLNLIL comes from the coding sequence ATGAATAAAAAATTACAGGTATTTATATCATCAACATATACAGACCTATTAAGTGAACGAGAAGCAGCTGTAGAAGCTGTAATTAGCGCAGGGCATATTCCAGCTGGTATGGAGCTCTTTCGGGCAGGGGATGAAACCCAAAAGGAAACCATAAAAAAATGGATACAAGAATCAGATGTTTATTTACTTATCCTTGGAGGTAGATACGGTTCAATCGAGTCAACAAGTCAGAAAAGCTATACTCATTGGGAATATGATTATGCTGGAGAATTAAAAAAACCCAGATTCGCCTTAGTAATGGAAGAGCAAGCCTTAGAAAATAAAGTGAAAATAGAAGGTAAATCTATTAACGATGTTTATGAAAGACAAAACCCACACCAATTTGAGGAGTTTAAAAGAAAGGTACTTAGTAAAACTTCTGAATTTTGCGAGGATACTAAGGACATAAAACTTGCTATAATTAGAAAATTGTCTGAACTAAAACTAGATAGCAACATAGTTGGTTGGATATCTAGAAAAGACATAGAAAGTAATGAAAAACTTGCTCTTCATGTTGCACAAATTACTAGCGAGAACAATAAGCTAAAGGCTGAAAATTCACATTTAATAAAACAGCTTGAAAATATGGAGAAAAAATTTCAGCAAACTCCAAGTAGTGATACACAAGAAATAATTGATGAAAACTTTGATGCTATTGAGAAAAATAAATTCCAGAAAAGATTAGATAGAGTTTTAAAGCTCCGAAATGCTGAAAAACAAGATGATATTTTTAACCTCAAATGGAAGGATGAAGATGAAAGTTACTCACTCCCACAACCACATGGCAATCTAAGAGCATATTTTGTTATGAACGATGAAGAAACTATAAAAAAGATACTTGTCTTAGCAAGAATAGATAATTCATATGACAACAAAAGTGCTTTAGGAGACATAAGGGTTACTTTATCTCAATATGATAAAGAAAATAATTTGGATATCGATTTCCTTATAGCACACCCAGCAAATCAACCTAAGAAGAAAATATATTCAGATAGGTTTTTCAAAACAGCGTTAGACTGTGTTAATCAAAAAACACAATTTAATTTTAGTTTTTGGGACGAACATGAATTACAGAAAGTAGAAAAAAGACTTAATTTAATTTTGTAA
- a CDS encoding HNH endonuclease, with protein MEKKCSKCKRIKLISEFYKNRARKGGHENYCKECSNKRKKERSNNGGNFSEKVKKEAYEKYGHKCQICGYRNNLQVDHILAQIVSNTKKSSVIENAWILCGPCNMKKGNRIIMELIRKVPKHILGGMLSKKYAEAIVKGRYEKKPFSISGKHYIEVIVKF; from the coding sequence TTGGAAAAGAAATGCAGTAAATGTAAAAGAATTAAATTGATTTCGGAATTCTATAAAAATCGAGCTAGAAAAGGCGGACATGAAAATTATTGTAAAGAGTGTTCAAATAAACGAAAGAAGGAACGTAGCAACAATGGAGGCAACTTTTCGGAGAAAGTTAAAAAGGAAGCTTATGAGAAATATGGTCATAAGTGCCAAATTTGTGGTTATAGAAATAATTTGCAAGTAGACCATATATTGGCGCAAATAGTATCAAACACAAAGAAATCAAGCGTTATTGAAAACGCTTGGATATTATGTGGTCCATGTAACATGAAAAAAGGGAATCGAATAATAATGGAATTGATTAGGAAAGTGCCAAAGCATATATTGGGAGGTATGTTATCAAAAAAATACGCTGAAGCAATTGTTAAAGGTCGATACGAGAAAAAGCCTTTTTCTATTAGTGGAAAGCACTACATTGAGGTTATAGTCAAATTCTAA